The Rhizobium sp. CCGE531 genomic sequence TGCACAACATGGTCATCGGCATGCTGGTCGACCGCGTCTCCGACATCCTGACGATCGCCTCCAGCCAGGTGCAGCCCGTGCCGGAAGTTACGGCCTCCTTCGATCGCGTCTATTGCGAAGGCATCATCGCGACGGAGAATGGAATGATCTGCTTCCTGAACCTCGCCAAGATGTTCAAGGAAAACGAAACGGACGAACTCGCCGCATAATTTCGCACAGCTCTGTTTTTGAGAGCCGCCCGGCATAATCGCCGCCGCACATGCCTTCTCTGCACGAAGCCGCCTCGAAAACTCAAGGCGGCTTCGTCGTTTTCCGAGAGATTGTTTAGCCGAACAATGCGTAGGTGCTCCTGATCGTCACCCAAACACCCCAGAGCAGCGGAATGCCGACGAGCGCCCAGGCGATCAGCGCCTTGCCGTCGAAGCCGCCCGTGCCGATACCGAAGGAGCCGGTGGGGCCGGCATTGACGGGAACTCCATATGCGGATGGATTCTTCCTCTCCACCGCTTCACCTTGTCATGTGAATACTAAGCCGGCTTGATTTCTTCAACGGATGGCGGCTTGTGGATCAACGGCGCCGCCTCGAGAACCAGGGGGCTCAGCCCGCTATCGCCGTGGTCGATGATCGCAAACAGCTGGCGCCGCATGCGCGGTTCCCAGAATTTGTTGATATGCGTAGCAACGCCCTGAACCGCCTCGCCTGCCGGCTGCGTCTTGAAGAAAGTGGCGATCTGGTTCGCCATATAGATGAGCTTGGTTTCGGTCTTGCCGTGCGGCGTGTCGTCAGGCGACATCGGCGATGCTCCCCGTGATAATGCGATGCGGATGGGTGAAAATCTCGAAATCATCGCCGCGCACCAGCGCCACCAGCGTCATGCCCGCCTCATCGGCCGTACGGATGGCGAGCGCCGTCGGCGCGGAGATGGCGACAAGCACGGAGCTGCCCAATATCGCCGCCTTCTGCACCATCTCGACCGACAGCCGGCTGGTCACGGCTACGACACCGTCTGCCCCCTTGCGGCCGGAACGGATGACCGCGCCGCAGAGCTTGTCCAGCGCATTATGCCGGCCGACATCCTCGCGCACGGCAAGCAGACCCTCGGACGGAACATAGAAACCCGCGCCATGAACGGCATGCGTCTCGCGATGCAGCGGCTGCGCATCGTTGAGCAGCGCGACCGCACGGACGATATCCCGCTGCGTCAGCTTCAATGCGATTTTCGAAACGTCAGGCACCTTGCGCACGGCCTGCTCGATCGATTCGATGCCGCAAAGGCCGCAGCCGACGGGACCTGCCATATGGCGGCGGCGCAGCCGCAGGGCATCTGCCGCATCATCGACGAGAGTGATCTGCACGTCGATCCCCTGCTCGTCCTCGATCGGTTCGACAGCCGCGATCTGAACGACTTCAGTAATAATGCCCTCGGTCAGGCTGAAACCGATGGCAAAATCCTCGATATCGGCAGGCGTTCCCATCATGACCGCATGCGACGTCCCGCCATAGGAAAAGGCGATCGGCACTTCCTCGGGGACGATGCGGGAGCCGGCATGGACGACGCCATTGCGACGGGCGGTTTCGGGGACGGGGGTGGTGGGGAGGAATTTGGTCATTGGGTGATGGGGCGTGAAATACCCCCCTCTGTCGCTTTCGCGACATCTCCCCCACAAGGGGGGAGATCGTTAGGAGTTTGCCGTTCCCTATCTGCAAAACAATAGGCTGCTGCTTCTGCGGATTCGATGTCTATTTGAGGCGAGAGCGCCCCGCGAGTTACCAATCTCCCCCCTTGTGGGGGAGATGTCACGAAGTGACAGAGGGGGGTATCCCTCCACATCCTCAAACTCACTCCGCCGCCTCCATCTTGCCGACAATGCGACGCGACTGCCGGGCCTGCTCGTCATAATCCACCTGCCATTGCGACGGACCATTCGACGGCGAAACCTGCACCGCCGTCACCTTGTATTCCGGGCAGTTCGTCGCCCAGTCGGAATAGTCCGTGGTGATGACGTTCGCCTGCGTGTCCGGATGGTGGAAGGTCGTGTAGACGACGCCCGGCGCGACACGATCGGTAATCAGCGCGCGAAGCGTCGTGTCGCCCGAGCGGCTCGTCAACTTGACCCAATCACCCTCGCGAATGCCGCGCTGCTCTGCATCATGCGGATGGATTTCCAGGCGATCTTCCGCATGCCAGACGACATTCTCGGTGCGCCGCGTCTGGGCGCCGACATTGTACTGGCTGAGGATGCGCCCGGTGGTCAGCAGCAGCGGGAAGCGCGGGCCGGTGCGCTCGTCGGTCGGGACATATTCGGTGCGGATGAACTTGCCCTTGCCGCGCACGAAGCCGTCGATATGCATGATCGGCGAACCGAGCGGCGTCTTCTCGTTGCAGGGCCACTGCACGGAGCCCATCTTCTCCAGATAGTCGTAGGACACCAGCGCGAAGCTCGGCGTCGTCGCTGCGATCTCGTCCATGATCTCGGATGGATGCGTGTAGTTCCAGCCAAGACCCATGGCCTGCGCCATCTTCTGCGTCACTTCCCAGTCGGCATAGCCGTTGCGCGGGGTCATGACCTTGCGGACGCGATTGATGCGGCGCTCGGCATTGGTGAAGGTGCC encodes the following:
- the fdhD gene encoding formate dehydrogenase accessory sulfurtransferase FdhD is translated as MTKFLPTTPVPETARRNGVVHAGSRIVPEEVPIAFSYGGTSHAVMMGTPADIEDFAIGFSLTEGIITEVVQIAAVEPIEDEQGIDVQITLVDDAADALRLRRRHMAGPVGCGLCGIESIEQAVRKVPDVSKIALKLTQRDIVRAVALLNDAQPLHRETHAVHGAGFYVPSEGLLAVREDVGRHNALDKLCGAVIRSGRKGADGVVAVTSRLSVEMVQKAAILGSSVLVAISAPTALAIRTADEAGMTLVALVRGDDFEIFTHPHRIITGSIADVA
- a CDS encoding formate dehydrogenase subunit delta, with the translated sequence MSPDDTPHGKTETKLIYMANQIATFFKTQPAGEAVQGVATHINKFWEPRMRRQLFAIIDHGDSGLSPLVLEAAPLIHKPPSVEEIKPA